Proteins from a single region of Apostichopus japonicus isolate 1M-3 chromosome 21, ASM3797524v1, whole genome shotgun sequence:
- the LOC139962433 gene encoding ribosome production factor 2 homolog isoform X1 gives MHRIVKPKNKRSKRFLDAKESQIIENTKTAMFIRGSQTSDVVNNALKEIYIMKKPNAVMFTKKNNIRPFEDFTSLEFFSNKNDTSLFVFGSHNKKRPHNLVMGHLYDYHLLDMFELGIESFQSMNSFKNTKLTVGSKPCLVFAGELFNSDHSYKRLKYFLINFFRGPMVQNVRLAGLEHVLSFTAVDGKVVLKSYKTLLKKSGTKTPRVELEEIGPSMDLVMRRTHLATTDLYKRSLKVPKTAKPKKRKNISIDAFKTTHGRVHMEKQDLGNLQTRKMKALKRVREEKKQKEAAAKKQRTAAANV, from the exons ATGCATAGAATCGT CAAGCCGAAAAACAAACGCTCCAAGCGTTTTCTGGATGCAAAGGAGTCTcaaatcatagaaaataccaaaacagCCATGTTCATCCGTGGAAGTCAGACAAGTGACGTAGTTAACAATGCACTGAAGGAAATATATATCATGAAGAAGCCCAATGCAGTCATGTTTACCAA GAAGAATAACATTAGGCCATTTGAAGACTTTACTTCTTTG GAATTTTTTTCCAACAAGAATGATACATCTCTCTTTGTGTTTGGTTCTCACAACAAGAAGAGGCCCCACAATTTAGTCATGG GTCATTTATATGATTATCATCTCCTTGACATGTTTGAACTCGGAATAGAATCTTTCCAGTCGATGAATTCTTTCaag AATACAAAGTTGACAGTCGGAAGTAAACCTTGCTTGGTTTTTGCTGGGGAATTGTTCAATTCAGATCACAGTTACAAGAGATTGAAGTATTTCCTCATAA ATTTCTTCCGGGGTCCGATGGTGCAAAACGTCCGCCTCGCTGGGCTAGAGCATGTCCTCTCCTTCACTGCTGTGGATGGCAAAGTAGTCTTGAAGTCTTACAA GACGTTACTGAAGAAATCTGGGACCAAAACACCGCGGGTAGAATTGGAAGAAATTGGACCCTCTATGGACTTAGTTATGAGAAGGACACATCTGGCTACCACAGATCTATACAAGAGGTCACTCAAGGTGCCAAAAACAGCTAAG CCAAAGAAGAGGAAGAACATCAGCATAGATGCATTCAAGACTACTCATGGAAGGGTTCACATGGAGAAGCAAGATCTGGGCAACCTCCAAACCAGAAAGATGAAAGCACTGAAGCGAGTGAGGGAggaaaagaaacagaaagaagCCGCAGCCAAGAAACAAAGAACTGCTGCAGCCAATGTATAA
- the LOC139962434 gene encoding akirin-2-like has product MACATMKRSLDFDPLHSPGGSPKRRRCLTNVSPSTSSHIGCRQTSPFTSVTPKISPSQLAQNICQEWKRIKRRKRLEESFPEDVASHSSVTSQMLYPSFTPQTSSLATFNPAVGFPASSSFNFTSSASHHQSADEEAACSSRGKEQPLFTLSQVIMICERMLKEQESRMKEEYDKVLSCKLAEQYDSFVRFNQDQMRRRFGDNAASYVS; this is encoded by the exons ATGGCTTGCGCTACGATGAAAAGATCGTTAGATTTCGACCCCTTACACAGCCCAGGAGGATCACCAAAACGACGAAGATGCTTAACAAATGTTTCTCCTTCTACATCATCACATATAGGCTGTCGTCAAACATCGCCGTTTACTTCTGTTACCCCAAAAATCTCTCCTA GTCAGTTGGCTCAGAACATTTGTCAAGAATGGAAACGCATCAAAAGGAGAAAACGTTTAGAGGAGTCTTTCCCCGAAGATGTAGCCTCCCATTCTTCAGTTACGTCACAGATGCTTTATCCGTCTTTTACACCCCAGACATCCTCCCTAGCGACCTTCAATCCTGCTGTCGGTTTCCCCGCTTCTTCTTCCTTTAACTTCACATCTTCAGCTTCTCATCATCAAAGTGCAGATGAGGAAGCTGCTTGTTCCTCACGTGGCAAGGAGCAACCTCTATTCACCCTGAGCCAGGTAATCATGATCTGTGAACGGATGCTCAAGGAGCAAGAATCGCGAATGAAGGAAGAGTATGATAAAGTTCTCTCCTGTAAATTAGCAG AACAATATGACTCGTTTGTAAGATTCAACCAAGATCAGATGAGAAGACGGTTTGGTGACAATGCCGCAAGCT ATGTGTCATGA
- the LOC139962938 gene encoding glutathione S-transferase 3, mitochondrial-like produces MPGTLSTLSDDYGYVILVGAGSFFVNMWLSRNVIKARKEFKVEYPAMYSDDSNEFNCVQRAHQNFLEMYPVFLSQLFIGGTNFPRLASGFGIIYLAGRVAYAKGYYTGEPKNRFRGRFMAIGLLGLLGLNIATGLRQLGFFATFPAREWGFRNC; encoded by the exons ATGCCGGGCACTCTGAGCACTCTATCGGATGATTATGGTTACGTCATTCTGGTTGGAGCCGGAAGCTTCTTTGTCAACATGTGGCTGTCCCGAAATGTGATCAAGGCTCGGAAAGAATTCAAAGTTGAG TATCCGGCGATGTACTCTGATGACAGTAATGAATTTAACTGCGTACAAAGAGCACATCAAAACTT cCTAGAAATGTATCCGGTGTTTCTGTCACAACTCTTTATCGGTGGAACAAATTTTCCG CGTCTTGCATCAGGGTTTGGTATAATCTACCTCGCTGGTCGAGTTGCGTATGCGAAAGGATACTACACGGGAG AGCCAAAGAATCGCTTTCGAGGTCGTTTCATGGCGATTGGTTTACTTGGACTGCTGGGACTGAATATTGCAACCGGTTTGCGCCAACTTGGTTTCTTTGCTACGTTTCCGGCCCGTGAGTGGGGCTTCCGGAACTGTTAA
- the LOC139962433 gene encoding ribosome production factor 2 homolog isoform X2, whose protein sequence is MHRIVKPKNKRSKRFLDAKESQIIENTKTAMFIRGSQTSDVVNNALKEIYIMKKPNAVMFTKKNNIRPFEDFTSLEFFSNKNDTSLFVFGSHNKKRPHNIVMGHLYDYHLLDMFELGIESFQSMNSFKNTKLTVGSKPCLVFAGELFNSDHSYKRLKYFLINFFRGPMVQNVRLAGLEHVLSFTAVDGKVVLKSYKTLLKKSGTKTPRVELEEIGPSMDLVMRRTHLATTDLYKRSLKVPKTAKPKKRKNISIDAFKTTHGRVHMEKQDLGNLQTRKMKALKRVREEKKQKEAAAKKQRTAAANV, encoded by the exons ATGCATAGAATCGT CAAGCCGAAAAACAAACGCTCCAAGCGTTTTCTGGATGCAAAGGAGTCTcaaatcatagaaaataccaaaacagCCATGTTCATCCGTGGAAGTCAGACAAGTGACGTAGTTAACAATGCACTGAAGGAAATATATATCATGAAGAAGCCCAATGCAGTCATGTTTACCAA GAAGAATAACATTAGGCCATTTGAAGACTTTACTTCTTTG GAATTTTTTTCCAACAAGAATGATACATCTCTCTTTGTGTTTGGTTCTCACAACAAGAAGAG ACCCCACAATATAGTCATGG GTCATTTATATGATTATCATCTCCTTGACATGTTTGAACTCGGAATAGAATCTTTCCAGTCGATGAATTCTTTCaag AATACAAAGTTGACAGTCGGAAGTAAACCTTGCTTGGTTTTTGCTGGGGAATTGTTCAATTCAGATCACAGTTACAAGAGATTGAAGTATTTCCTCATAA ATTTCTTCCGGGGTCCGATGGTGCAAAACGTCCGCCTCGCTGGGCTAGAGCATGTCCTCTCCTTCACTGCTGTGGATGGCAAAGTAGTCTTGAAGTCTTACAA GACGTTACTGAAGAAATCTGGGACCAAAACACCGCGGGTAGAATTGGAAGAAATTGGACCCTCTATGGACTTAGTTATGAGAAGGACACATCTGGCTACCACAGATCTATACAAGAGGTCACTCAAGGTGCCAAAAACAGCTAAG CCAAAGAAGAGGAAGAACATCAGCATAGATGCATTCAAGACTACTCATGGAAGGGTTCACATGGAGAAGCAAGATCTGGGCAACCTCCAAACCAGAAAGATGAAAGCACTGAAGCGAGTGAGGGAggaaaagaaacagaaagaagCCGCAGCCAAGAAACAAAGAACTGCTGCAGCCAATGTATAA